One genomic segment of Macaca fascicularis isolate 582-1 chromosome 19, T2T-MFA8v1.1 includes these proteins:
- the ZSCAN4 gene encoding zinc finger and SCAN domain-containing protein 4 produces MALDLRTIFQHEPSENNLGSENSEFRRSQGPAVQTEEGISEFSRMMLNSFQDSNNSYARQELQRLYRIFHSWLQPEKHSKDEIISLLVLEQFMIGGHCNDKATVKEKWKSSGKNLERFMEDLTDDIINPPALVHVHMQGQEALFSDNMPLKDVIVHLTKQVSAKTPREANMGTPFQTSQDTSSETGQGREDEQDGCNSSLKTTQVNESNTNQDNPIVSLIIIQEENGPRPKEGGVSSDNPYNSRRTELDTARSQEGSTNGIIFQGVPMEMGAGFISQPEQSSPESAPTHQSNKGNSTCEVHQKGSHGVRKSYKCEECPKVFKYLCHLLAHQRRHRNERPFVCPKCQKGFFQISDLRVHQIIHTGEKPFTCSMCEKSFSHKTNLRSHERIHTGEKPYTCPYCKRSYRQSSTYHRHMRTHKKITLPTVPSTPEAS; encoded by the exons ATGGCTTTAGATCTAAGAACCATATTTCAGCATGAACCATCCGAGAATAATCTTGGATCAGAAAATTCAGAGTTTCGACGAAGTCAAGGACCTGCTGTTCAGACAGAAGAAGGGATTTCTGAGTTCTCAAGAATGATGCTCAATTCATTTCAAGACAGCAATAATTCATATGCAAGGCAGGAATTGCAAAGACTTTATAGGATCTTTCACTCATGGCTGCAACCAGAAAAGCACAGCAAGGATGAAATTATTTCTCTGTTAGTCCTGGAGCAGTTTATGATTGGTGGCCACTGCAATGACAAAGCCACTgtgaaagagaaatggaaatcaagtGGCAAAAACCTGGAGAGATTCATGGAAGACCTGACTGATGACATCATAAATCCACCTGCCTTA GTCCATGTCCACATGCAGGGACAGGAAGCTCTCTTTTCTGACAATATGCCCTTAAAAGATGTCATTGTTCATCTCACAAAACAAGTGTCTGCCAAAACCCCAAGAGAAGCAAACATGGGGACACCCTTCCAGACTTCCCAAGACACTTCCTCAGAAACAGGACAAG GACGTGAAGATGAACAAGATGGCTGCAACAGTTCTTTGAAAACTACTCAAGTAAATGAAAGTAATACTAATCAAGACAATCCAATAGTTTCTCTAATCATCATCCAGGAAGAGAATGGCCCTAGGCCTAAAGAGGGAGGTGTTTCTTCTGACAACCCATACAATTCAAGAAGAACAGAGCTAGACACTGCTAGATCCCAGGAAGGGTCCACGAACGGAATTATTTTTCAAGGTGTCCCTATGGAGATGGGAGCAGGGTTTATCTCTCAGCCAGAGCAGTCATCCCCTGAGTCTGCCCCTACCCACCAGAGCAATAAGGGGAACTCCACATGTGAGGTACATCAGAAAGGATCCCATGGAGTCCGAAAAtcatacaaatgtgaagaatgccCCAAGGTCTTTAAGTATCTCTGTCACTTATTAGCTCACCAGAGAAGACACAGGAATGAGAGGCCATTTGTTTGTCCCAAGTGTCAAAAAGGCTTCTTCCAGATATCAGACCTACGTGTGCATCAGATAattcacacaggagagaaacctttTACATGCAGCATGTGTGAAAAGTCCTTCAGCCACAAAACCAACCTGCGGTCTCATGAGAGAATCCACACAGGAGAAAAGCCTTATACATGTCCCTATTGTAAGAGAAGCTACCGCCAGTCATCCACATACCACCGCCATATGAGGACTCATAAGAAAATTACTCTGCCAACTGTTCCCTCCACACCAGAAGCTTCCTAA